One Phaseolus vulgaris cultivar G19833 chromosome 2, P. vulgaris v2.0, whole genome shotgun sequence DNA window includes the following coding sequences:
- the LOC137810391 gene encoding G-type lectin S-receptor-like serine/threonine-protein kinase LECRK2 yields the protein MSLAIFLSSILVLLSLLNGFHATIQPNTHITAGSNSTWKSPSGDFEFGFLHLRSDLFLVGIWFGRITERKLVWYRAPPMEPNSQIQFTSAGQLVVVYPNGTTAQTIHGGANGGAATSATMQDDGNFVMKDSNLRHVWESFNFSANTILPGQTLQTNQTLFSKGRGPSNYSQGNFMLLMQNDGNLLLQAHQWSDPAYWFSSTLTSNVRLVFNASTALMYLVNDTGKIFNMTKTTPTPVEDYYHLATIEENGNFQQYAYHKRNGTEWSRVWRAVEDPCRVNVVCGVYGLCTSPDNESVKCECIPGYIPLDDQDVSKGCHPPAVINYCAETNFNLQVLDDTDFNFDIRLFSFDSVDLESCKKAVKDDCNIVAATYNHSTSTCVKKRLPLLNARNSSSSKGMKALLKVAHRVESGTPKLPKKKSFNVRVFLKVLLAVTATLACFLGALAVYYHPFARRLTRRRKHLNATAIGINFREFTFQELHEATEGFTRILGRGGSGKVYRGGLVIDGVEIGIAVKTLEKKIEKSESEFMTELRIIGRTHHRNLVRLLGFCFESSHRIIVYELMPNGALSRFLFGERERPEWGQRIEMALGVARGLLYLHEECNTQIIHCDIKPENVLLDANYTAKIADFGLSKLLKKDQTRTNTNLRGTMGYMAPEWLKSAPITAKVDIYSYGVMLLEIICCRKHVEVCGAGKDSEDDDVVLTKWVLRCVVFRQLELVVRHDSEVLNDFKRFEEMALVGLWCVHPNPALRPSMKHVMQMLDGTVEVGVPPLVYEQMMPDQSLSLSLQS from the coding sequence ATGTCTTTAGCtatctttctctcttccattcTTGTACTACTTTCACTTCTGAATGGCTTCCATGCCACCATACAACCAAACACACACATCACTGCTGGATCAAACTCTACCTGGAAGTCACCCTCTGGTGATTTTGAATTTGGATTCCTCCATCTCCGCAGTGATCTCTTTCTTGTGGGAATATGGTTTGGGAGAATCACAGAGAGAAAGCTGGTATGGTACAGAGCTCCCCCAATGGAACCAAATTCCCAAATCCAATTCACTTCTGCAGGACAACTTGTGGTAGTATACCCAAATGGGACTACTGCTCAGACCATACACGGTGGAGCAAACGGTGGGGCGGCAACATCTGCCACCATGCAAGACGATGGCAATTTTGTCATGAAGGACTCCAATTTAAGACATGTGTGGGAAAGTTTCAACTTTTCAGCCAACACAATCTTACCAGGCCAAACCTTGCAGACTAATCAAACCCTCTTTTCCAAGGGGAGAGGACCTTCAAACTACTCACAGGGAAATTTCATGCTATTGATGCAAAATGATGGCAACTTGTTGCTCCAAGCTCACCAATGGTCTGACCCAGCATACTGGTTTTCTTCAACCCTAACCTCCAATGTGAGGTTGGTTTTTAATGCTTCCACTGCTCTTATGTACCTTGTCAACGACACCGGGAAAATCTTCAATATGACCAAAACCACTCCAACCCCAGTGGAGGATTACTATCACCTTGCTACAATAGAAGAGAATGGGAATTTCCAACAATATGCATATCACAAGAGGAATGGCACAGAATGGAGCAGGGTTTGGAGAGCTGTGGAGGATCCCTGCAGAGTGAATGTTGTCTGTGGTGTGTATGGCTTGTGCACTTCTCCTGACAATGAATCAGTGAAGTGTGAGTGTATTCCAGGTTATATCCCATTGGATGATCAAGATGTTTCCAAAGGGTGTCACCCACCAGCTGTCATCAATTACTGCGCAGAGACCAACTTCAATCTCCAGGTCTTAGACGATACTGATTTCAATTTTGATATTCGTCTGTTTAGTTTTGATAGTGTTGACTTGGAAAGTTGTAAGAAGGCTGTAAAAGATGATTGTAACATCGTTGCTGCAACTTACAACCATTCCACCTCCACATGTGTGAAGAAGAGACTGCCCTTACTGAATGCTAGAAACAGCTCTTCTTCAAAGGGAATGAAAGCACTGCTTAAAGTTGCTCATAGGGTTGAGTCTGGGACACCTAAACTTCCCAAGAAGAAAAGTTTTAATGTAAGAGTCTTTTTGAAGGTTCTTCTTGCAGTTACTGCCACTCTTGCTTGTTTCCTGGGTGCTCTTGCTGTCTACTATCATCCTTTCGCTCGGAGACTAACAAGAAGAAGGAAGCATCTGAATGCAACCGCTATTGGAATCAACTTCAGGGAATTCACCTTTCAGGAGCTGCATGAAGCAACAGAGGGATTCACTAGGATTCTTGGAAGGGGAGGTTCAGGAAAAGTCTATCGTGGTGGTTTAGTAATAGATGGTGTAGAGATTGGTATTGCAGTGAAGACACTGGAAAAGAAAATTGAGAAAAGTGAAAGTGAATTCATGACTGAGCTCAGAATTATTGGCCGTACCCATCACAGAAATTTGGTGAGGCTTTTGGGGTTTTGCTTTGAGAGTAGCCATCGAATTATAGTGTATGAGTTGATGCCAAATGGAGCACTCTCCAGATTTCTgtttggagagagagaaaggCCTGAATGGGGTCAGAGGATTGAAATGGCTCTTGGAGTCGCAAGGGGGTTGCTATACTTGCATGAAGAGTGCAACACCCAGATCATACATTGTGACATCAAGCCCGAAAATGTGCTACTTGATGCCAATTACACAGCAAAGATTGCAGATTTTGGGTTGTCCAAGCTTTTGAAGAAAGATCAAACTAGAACAAACACTAATTTAAGAGGCACAATGGGATACATGGCACCCGAATGGCTGAAGAGTGCACCTATAACTGCCAAAGTTGACATATACAGTTATGGGGTTATGCTATTGGAGATTATTTGCTGCAGAAAGCACGTTGAGGTTTGTGGGGCTGGAAAAGACAGTGAAGATGATGATGTGGTTCTTACAAAATGGGTTTTGAGGTGTGTGGTGTTTAGGCAACTAGAGCTAGTGGTGAGACATGACTCGGAAGTGTTGAATGATTTCAAGAGGTTTGAGGAAATGGCCTTGGTTGGCCTATGGTGTGTTCATCCAAATCCTGCTCTGAGACCTTCAATGAAGCACGTGATGCAGATGCTAGATGGAACCGTGGAAGTTGGTGTTCCTCCTTTGGTTTATGAGCAGATGATGCCAGACCAAAGCCTAAGTTTGTCATTGCAATCCTAA